A region from the Medicago truncatula cultivar Jemalong A17 chromosome 6, MtrunA17r5.0-ANR, whole genome shotgun sequence genome encodes:
- the LOC25495490 gene encoding E3 ubiquitin-protein ligase CIP8 has translation MSRYSSSNPFATITTNSLYSDSDTDSLSQFVTDLYQNRSPTDPSCPWDDEEDTRINPFSNIADFHQGEPELGLGLGFDVEYEYENETQYNDDNYDDVFDFSSLVGGGGDSGGLRVVEFGTDSESSGNDEEFDYGGENDDERVSGLCWDSLCLEDDHRSVLNDWEEVIEGRVNENEIEEASSSLLIDEVEVDVDVNVEVEIDEQSMESGFEGEEDEAGEEALRYLEWEILLAFNNLERNGGLEHEDESLNNLYLAVHDGIISGNTDYDILFGQLLENDSGLKGSPPAAKSFVENLPLVELTEEELKEKDVVCAVCKDEVTVEEKVGKLPCSHCYHGDCILPWLNIRNTCPVCRYELPTDDDDYEQSKVRRVARDLLDFDA, from the coding sequence atGTCTCGTTATTCCTCTTCAAATCCCTTCGCAACAATAACAACTAACTCACTATATTCCGATTCCGACACCGATTCGCTGAGTCAATTCGTCACCGATCTCTACCAAAATCGTTCCCCCACCGACCCATCTTGTCCTTGGGACGACGAAGAAGATACACGCATAAACCCTTTCTCCAACATCgctgattttcatcaaggtgaaCCAGAattaggtttagggttagggtttgatgttgaatatgaatatgaaaatgaaactcaatataatgatgataattatgatgatgtttttgatttttcttcatTAGTTGGGGGTGGTGGTGATTCTGGTGGGCTTAGGGTTGTTGAATTTGGTACCGATTCGGAATCGAGTGGGAATGATGAAGAATTTGATTATGGTGGGGAGAATGATGATGAGAGGGTTAGTGGGTTGTGTTGGGATAGTCTTTGTTTGGAAGATGATCATAGGAGTGTTTTGAATGATTGGGAGGAAGTGATTGAAGGGAGGGTCAATGAGAATGAGATTGAAGAAGCTTCTTCTAGTTTGTTAATTGATGAGGTTgaggttgatgttgatgttaatGTTGAGGTTGAGATTGATGAACAATCGATGGAGTCGGGGTTTGagggggaagaagatgaagccgGGGAAGAGGCGTTGAGGTATTTGGAATGGGAGATCTTATTGGCTTTTAATAATTTAGAGAGGAATGGTGGATTGGAACATGAAGATGAGAGTTTGAATAATTTGTATTTAGCTGTTCATGATGGGATTATATCGGGGAATACGGATTATGACATTCTTTTCGGACAGTTATTGGAGAATGACAGTGGTTTGAAGGGTAGTCCACCAGCGGCAAAGAGTTTCGTGGAGAATTTACCGTTGGTGGAGTTGACTGAGGAGGAGTTGAAAGAAAAGGATGTTGTGTGTGCTGTTTGTAAAGACGAGGTAACGGTGGAAGAGAAGGTTGGGAAGTTGCCTTGCTCACATTGTTACCATGGTGATTGTATTTTGCCGTGGTTGAATATTCGGAATA